The following DNA comes from Ignavibacteria bacterium.
AATAGAACCATTTATCGAACAAATAAAACAAACGATTCAAAATCCAGATGTTGTGAAAATGAGTTCATCAGATAAAACTGTTCGGTTATACTATCGTTACTTTACAAAAATTTTTGGAGGAAAGTACGTACTTGCAGTTATTAAAACGAACAAAAGAAATTTTTTACTTACAACTTACATTACCGATTATATTAAAACCGGAGTAGATTTATGGAAAAACAAAAACTAAATTTTGCGTATGATTCTGAAGGCGACATTCTTGATATTTCTATTGGGAAACCGAAGAAAGCAATTTCCAATGAAGTTGCGGATGATTTTTTTATACGTATTCATCCGCGCACGAAACGCATTGTAGGTTTTTCCGTATTGAATTTTAAGAAACGTGCGACAAAGCAAAAAGGAGAAATCTCTGTTCCGATTCGCGCAGAGTTTTCGATGTAACTAAAATCAAAGATGAAATCGTGAAACGTGTTGATGCGAAATGGGAGAGAATGTGGAAATGATGTATT
Coding sequences within:
- a CDS encoding DUF2283 domain-containing protein; protein product: MEKQKLNFAYDSEGDILDISIGKPKKAISNEVADDFFIRIHPRTKRIVGFSVLNFKKRATKQKGEISVPIRAEFSM